From Malaciobacter mytili LMG 24559:
TTTTAATCAATTCTTAATAATTTTAATTAAATGCTACGCTATTGCTACGCTTTGGCATTTTTCTGGCTTTTTTGTTGAATTAAAAGTCCAAAAATTATCATCCCTAATCCAAATAAAGTTGAAATATAAATTTTTTCTCCTAATATAAAATATATAAAAAGTAAAGATAAAAATGGCGAAATAAATATTAAATTTGCAATTTTTGAAGTACTAGTTGTAACTTGCATAGCTTTTAACCAAAATAAAAATGTTATACCCATCTCAAACAATCCCACATAACTTGCAGAAAGAAGTGCTTTTAAAGAAGGAATTTGTAAATCTTGAGTAATTAATATATAAATTGTAATCATTGGCATTGCTATTAAAAAGTTTGAAAAAAGACAAACTACTGCATCAGCTTTTGTTTTTGTATTAAATATCCAATATAAAGCCCATAAAAGTGTACTAAAAAGTGCAAATCCAACACCCATCAAATTGGAAAAGTTTAAAGAAAAAGGCTCACCTTTTGTTGAGATAATCAATACTCCAAAATAACAAATTATTCCAGCAACAATATCAGCTAATGTTAATTTTTGTTTTAAAAAAGGAACAGCTAAAAAAGCAAGCATTAAAGCCCAAGTATAATTTATAGCTTGTGCTTCTTGAGCTGGTAATAAATTATAAGCTTCAAAAAGTACCAAATAGTATAAAAAAGGATTTAGACTACCTAAAATAAAAACTAGCCTAAAACTCTTTTTTATATGATTTCTTACATCATTTAGTTTTTTTTGATATAGTACAACTATAAATAATGCAATACAAGATATAGCTGAAGAATAAAAAACCAATAAGGCAGGAGTTAAATACTGTAAAGATATTTTAAAGGCAGTTGCAACAGTGGACCATAAAAAAATTGCAATTAAAGCATATTTATAAGCTTCCTTATTTGTGTCTATAATATGTCCTTTATGTAAGATTATTAGTTATTTTTAGTGAAAATTATTTTCATTAAGATTAGTTTAACTCTATTTATCTAATAATTTTATAAAGATTAATAGTATTAGGGAAATATATGAATAAATATAAACTATTACAAAAAGAAGCAAATGGTTTAAATATCCTATTTACAGAAGATGATGATGATTTAAGACAACAAACGGAAAAGATTTTTAAAACTCTTTTCAATGAAGTTGTTATTGCTTCAAATGGAAAAGAAGGCTTAGAAGAGTATCTAAACTTTTACGAAAAAAATAATAAATATTTTGATATTGTAATTACTGATATTAAAATGCCTATTAAAAATGGTATAGAATTAACTAAAGATATTCTAAAAATAAATAAAACTCAAAATGTAATCGTAATTTCTGCATATGAGGATTCTAAATATTTAATTGAACTTATTAATCTTGGTATAAATAACTTTGTACAAAAGCCATTAATAATTGATCAATTAGTTGATCCTTTATTAGCTATATGTAGAAAAATTAATGATTCAAAAGATATTGCAGAGATTATTTATCTTGCAGAAAATTTCTCATGGTGTAAAAAGCAAAAGATTTTAAGACATTTTGGTAAAGAAGTAAAACTTTCATCTAGTGAAACAATTTTATTAAGTCTTCTTATTTCAAATCCATATATCACATTTTCAAATGAAGATATTTATAATACAATATATAGTGATAAATTTGATAAAGAATTAAGTATTGATTCTATTAAATCTTTAATAAAAAGAATTAGAAAAAAAATACCTGATGATTTAATTAAAAATATTTATGGCGAAGGATATAGAGTTAATAAAGAACTCTTTATAGACTAATAATAGACCTTTAAGTGTTATACGTATAACACTTAAAGAACATTAAAATATTGACATTTTTATTTTTATATACTTCATTTCGTTTTAATGAAATTACATTAAACTTCTCATTTTATCCTAGATTAAAAAACAACTGTTATAATTCCGTCCCCCAAATAAAAGATAAAGGTTTTAAAGTGAGAATAACACTCTCTCACAAAGAGTTACATGAATTACAGAAGCTTTGTTTGGAAAATGGAAAACAAGAACTTTTTAATAGATTGTCCCATGAAGAACATAAATCTATAAAAAGTAGAACTATTAAAAAAACAAAAGCTACACAAAAAGCTACAAAAGTAAGACAAGATATTGCTAGAAAAAAGATTGAAAGTACTGTTAATATGATGAGACTTTTTAATCAAAAAATTACAGTTTATAGTGTAGCAAAAGAAGCACAAGTTAGTTATAATACTGCTAATAAATATAAAGAATACATCTTACAAAATGCTCATTAAACAAAAGTAGAATTCTACTTTTGTCTAATTTTTAATTTGGTAAATCTTTAGCTTTTAAATTTGGTCTTCTAGAAGCTTTTCCAGCAGGATAATTTGCCTCTAAATAATCCAAAATTGTTTTTTCAGTTGCAGCATCAAATTCCCAAAGTCCTTGAGTTTTTTGCATCCATCTAATCATTGCAAGCCAAGTATCTCTATTTCCTTTTTGAAATGTAATAAACTTTGCACTATGGCATACAGTACAATTTGCTTTTACAATTTCAACTCCTTTATCTATAATAAGCCCTGATTGTTTATCTATCTCTTTTGCACTTAAAAAATTTATAGATAATGCAATAGTTCCTATTAAAGCGATTTTTTTTAAAGTTTTCATAGGATTTCCTTATACAACTTGTACAGCAATTCTATGACAAGCATTATTTAAATATCCTCTTGGATTCCATCCTGGTAAAATTACAGGCTGACTTTTACCACTACTATCTGTTGCTTTAGCCCAAACTTCATAATAACCTTTTTTAGGAAATTTTACACTTGCTTCCCAAGTTTGCCAAGCAAGTCTATTTAAAGGTTTATCAAGTTTTTTTGCTTTTTGCCATGTTGCTCCAAAATCAATTGATACTTCCATATCTACAACTTCTAAATCTCCTGCCCAAGCTTTACCATTAAATTTAAATTTTTTATCTAAATTATGTGTAATACCTGATTTTGGAAAAGTAATTAGTGATTTTACAGGCATAGATTCAATTATACACATATTTTCATTTGCTACTTTTGTACCAGGAGCAACAGGTTCACAAGGAACTCTATATGACTGACCTGTCATTTTTGCTCCATCATGCTCTTTATCTCTAATAACTATCTTTTTAAGCCATTTACCTGAAACTGAAGCTGGCCATCCACCCATAACCAATCTTAAAGGGTATCCATTATATAAAGGTATATCTTCACCTTCATATGCCCAAGCAATAAGACTTTGTTCTTCCAAAGCCTTACTCATAGGTACACCTCTACTTATAGTTACTTTATCT
This genomic window contains:
- a CDS encoding DMT family transporter; this encodes MILHKGHIIDTNKEAYKYALIAIFLWSTVATAFKISLQYLTPALLVFYSSAISCIALFIVVLYQKKLNDVRNHIKKSFRLVFILGSLNPFLYYLVLFEAYNLLPAQEAQAINYTWALMLAFLAVPFLKQKLTLADIVAGIICYFGVLIISTKGEPFSLNFSNLMGVGFALFSTLLWALYWIFNTKTKADAVVCLFSNFLIAMPMITIYILITQDLQIPSLKALLSASYVGLFEMGITFLFWLKAMQVTTSTSKIANLIFISPFLSLLFIYFILGEKIYISTLFGLGMIIFGLLIQQKSQKNAKA
- a CDS encoding response regulator transcription factor; protein product: MNKYKLLQKEANGLNILFTEDDDDLRQQTEKIFKTLFNEVVIASNGKEGLEEYLNFYEKNNKYFDIVITDIKMPIKNGIELTKDILKINKTQNVIVISAYEDSKYLIELINLGINNFVQKPLIIDQLVDPLLAICRKINDSKDIAEIIYLAENFSWCKKQKILRHFGKEVKLSSSETILLSLLISNPYITFSNEDIYNTIYSDKFDKELSIDSIKSLIKRIRKKIPDDLIKNIYGEGYRVNKELFID